In Rutidosis leptorrhynchoides isolate AG116_Rl617_1_P2 chromosome 2, CSIRO_AGI_Rlap_v1, whole genome shotgun sequence, one genomic interval encodes:
- the LOC139888931 gene encoding WAT1-related protein At5g40240-like, which produces MLISIEDVVPFIVMMLVECVEVSSLTLAKSAMNNGMSQLVYVVYYNVLGTIVLFPFFAVHNCRSNWPPITSGLIFRFMILGLLGIGFLQPLGYAGINYSSPTLSTALGNLIPAYTYLIAIIFRMEKLDIRSSSSQAKSIGTFIAISGALLLTLYKGPEIIRIVSYDSTKTIVSSQASNWILGGLLLAITGILLSTWHVLQTATIKEHPDEITMVFYVSCFGTIICAIFSLIIERNFDAWLLNSSYEIVAVVFAGVFLGAFRNRVLVWCLHKKGPVYVAMFKPLSMVIAVIMGIMFLGDTLYSGSVIGAMIIAAGFYAVVWGQANEKTNLSMGEEEFSIHKTPLLLCENEVLDL; this is translated from the exons ATGCTTATTTCTATAGAGGATGTTGTGCCGTTTATCGTTATGATGTTGGTAGAATGTGTAGAGGTCAGCTCGTTGACATTAGCTAAATCAGCCATGAACAATGGAATGAGCCAACTTGTATATGTTGTCTACTACAACGTCCTAGGTACGATTGTTCTATTCCCATTTTTCGCCGTCCATAACTGCAG AAGCAATTGGCCTCCGATCACTTCTGGTCTCATTTTCAGATTCATGATCCTTGGGCTGTTGGG GATTGGTTTTTTGCAACCACTTGGATATGCAGGTATCAATTACAGCTCTCCAACTTTATCAACTGCTTTAGGAAATTTGATTCCTGCTTACACATACTTAATCGCAATCATTTTTAG GATGGAGAAGTTAGATATAAGAAGTTCAAGCAGTCAGGCGAAATCAATAGGTACATTTATAGCAATATCAGGAGCATTGCTATTGACGTTATATAAGGGCCCGGAGATTATTCGAATAGTCTCGTATGATTCAACTAAAACGATTGTTTCTTCACAAGCATCAAATTGGATACTTGGAGGACTTCTTCTTGCAATTACTGGAATTCTATTATCCACTTGGCATGTTCTTCAG ACAGCAACGATAAAGGAGCACCCAGATGAAATTACCATGGTGTTTTATGTGTCATGCTTTGGAACCATAATATGTGCAATTTTTTCTCTTATTATAGAACGAAATTTTGACGCATGGTTGTTGAACTCTAGCTATGAGATCGTTGCTGTTGTTTTTGCC GGAGTTTTTCTGGGAGCATTCCGTAACCGTGTTCTTGTGTGGTGCCTTCATAAAAAAGGGCCAGTTTATGTAGCCATGTTCAAACCCCTATCAATGGTCATTGCAGTTATCATGGGTATTATGTTTCTTGGTGATACACTTTATTCTGGAAG CGTTATAGGAGCGATGATAATCGCCGCAGGATTTTATGCTGTTGTGTGGGGACAAGCCAATGAGAAGACAAACTTATCGATGGGTGAAGAAGAATTTTCGATACATAAAACTCCTCTCCTCTTATGTGAAAATGAG